ctatgaatattTAGTAATGCTAAACTAACAAGACGATTCTCTGAAGTTGAGTTtctcaaatatgtttttaatcttGTTAAAAAACTGCGTTCAGCTGATGCAGTTGACACGGGAAGTATGGCAAGTATTTTCAGCAGTTGGTAGAGATTGGGATATAGAGTTTTATCACAAGAAATTAAAGCGTCTGTGAAGGTGGAAGGTCTTGATGATGGTTCTAATGAGGTCCATTTAGATATCCATAAATCATACTCAGCGTCAACTGTATCTTTAAAACCTGGCAAATCAtccatgtaaaaataaactgcttcacaaattaatataaagagaatgtaaattatactgtaacaaaataatagtttctttTTGAGTCATAAAACGATCATTTAAAGATGAAATTAAATCATCTAAGTGGGGGATAAAAATAGTTCCCACATAGTCTTTCTTCAGTGGAACAATGTGGAATATTTGATCGATTTCTTTGATTAACACATATTCGTGGTTTTTTTTCCTCGACATATAATAATGTTGCAATTGCTTTTGCTTCTTAGTAAATATCACCAAATACAGCTGAACAATTTTCtctcattttttgaaattttaatgttatggtTTCTATT
This DNA window, taken from Acyrthosiphon pisum isolate AL4f unplaced genomic scaffold, pea_aphid_22Mar2018_4r6ur Scaffold_17135;HRSCAF=17804, whole genome shotgun sequence, encodes the following:
- the LOC103311742 gene encoding 52 kDa repressor of the inhibitor of the protein kinase-like — protein: MDDLPGFKDTVDAEYDLWISKWTSLEPSSRPSTFTDALISCDKTLYPNLYQLLKILAILPVSTASAERSFLTRLKTYLRNSTSENRLVSLALLNIHRNICTMDDMVLDKFANSGRARQLKLVI